From the genome of Roseivivax sp. THAF197b:
CAGGATGGCATCGACGCCTTGCGCGAAGACCTCCTCGAAGTCGCGCTTGATCAGGGTCCGGACCTTGCGCGCGCGATTGTAATAGGCGTCATAGAAGCCCGCGGACAGCACGTAGGTGCCGACCATCACGCGGCGCTGCACCTCGGGACCGAAGCCTTCGGCGCGGGTCTTTTCGTACATCTCGGTGATGCCGTCGCCCTGGGCGAGCTTCGCGCGATGGCCAAACCGCACGCCATCGTAACGCGCGAGGTTCGACGACGCCTCCGCAGGCGCGATCACGTAATAGGTGGGCAGCGCGTACTTGGTGTGCGGCAGCGAGATATCGACGATCTTCGCGCCCGCATCCTCCAGCATCTTGCGGCCCTCGGCCCAAAGCGCTTCGATCTCGTCGGGCATCCCGTCCATGCGGTATTCGCGCGGGATACCGATGGTCTTGCCGCGGATATCGCCGGTCAGCATCGCCTCGAAATCCGGCACGGCCAGATCGGCGGAGGTGGAATCCTTGGGGTCATGCCCGCACATCGCCTCGAGCATGATGGCGCAGTCGCGCACATCCTTTGCCATCGGGCCCGCCTGATCGAGCGAGGAGGCAAAGGCCACGATCCCCCAACGCGAGCAGCGCCCGTAGGTGGGCTTCAGCCCGGTGATGCCGGTGAAGGCCGCGGGCTGGCGGATCGAGCCGCCCGTATCGGTGCCCGTGGCGCCGAGGCAGAGATCGGCCGCGACCGCCGCCGCCGATCCGCCCGAGGAGCCGCCGGGCGTCAGGTCCTGGCCGTCCACGCGCCAGGGGTTCACCGCATTGCCATAGACCGAGGTCTCGTTCGAAGAGCCCATGGCGAACTCGTCCATGTTGAGCTTGCCCAGCATGACCGCGCCCGCATCGAAGAGCTTGCCGCTCACGGTCGATTCGTATTCCGGCTTGAAGCCTTCGAGGATGCGGCTCGCCGCCTGGGAAGGCACGCTCCTGGTGCAGAAGAGATCCTTGATACCCAGCGGAATGCCGGTGAGCTTGTCGGCCTCGCCCGCCTTGATGCGCTGATCGGCGGCAGACGCCATCTCGCGCGCCAGATCCGGCGTCTTGTGCACGAAGGCCCCCAGCGCATCCGCGCCGTCGATGGCCGACAGGCAGGCCTCGGTCAGCTCCGCACTCGTCACGTCGCCCTTGGCCATCGCGTCGCGCGCGCCCGCAATCGTCATTTTCGTCAGCTCGGACATTATTCCACCACCTTCGGGACCGCGAAAAAGCCTTCGCGCGCATCGGGCGCGTTCGACAGGACCTTGGCCTGTTGATTGCCATCCGTTACCGCATCCTCGCGCCGCTTGAGGCGCATCGGCTCGACAGAAACCATCGGCTCGACCCCCTCGACATCCACTTCCGAGAGCTGCTCGATGAAGCCGAGGATCGTGTTGAATTCCTGCGCCAATTCGGGAAGCCGCGCCGCATCCACCTGGATCCGGGCAAGCTTGGCCACATGGGCGGCGGTCTTTTCGTCGATCGACATGGGCGACGACCTCTTTGCTATGCGGAATGTTGCTGTGCGTTTATCGCCCGCACCGCCGCCCCGCAAGCCGCCCTCAAGATCAAATGCGCGGCTTTCTCCCAAGGGGTCGCGCAACCGCCCCATGACGCGACTTGTTTGCCCGGCAGCGGCCCCCGCAGCAGGGGCCCGCGCCACCTACCCATCGCAGCCCCTGCCCGTGCTTCACCTTTCCCGAAAACGTCGGAGAGCACGAGAGGCCGGCCTCTCGTCCGGGGCGGACGGGGCTCAATGCCCCGGCCGGTCCGGGCTCCATGCCCCCCTCGTCACAGGGCGCAGACACGCTATGCTTCGCAGCAATCCACGCGACCAAGAGGAGACTCCCATGAAAATCACCTTCCTCGGCCATGCGTCCTTCCGCATCGAGGCCGCAGATGCCGTCATCCTGCTCGATCCCTGGCTCGCCGGGAACCCGGCTTTCCCCGATGACCAGCGCGCGGCGGCCCTCGAAGGCGCCACGCATATCCTGCTGACGCATGCGCATTTCGATCACGCCGACGAGGTCATGGATATCGCTCGCGACACCGGCGCGCCGGTCGTGGCCATTGCCGATCTGGCCGGATATCTCGGCAGCCAAGGCCTCGAGACCATGGGCTTCAACAAGGGCGGGACGGTCGATCTTGCGGGCGTCAAGGTCACGATGGTCCATGCCACCCATTCCTCGACCTTCAATACCGAGGCCGGTCCGGTCGCGACGGGCTCCGAATGCGGCTACATGATCGAAGCGGACGGGCACACGGTCTATGTCTCGGGCGATACGGACGTGATGGCTGACATGAAGGTCTTCAACGATCTGCACGCGCCCGACACGGGCATCCTTTGCGCGGGCGGGCATTTCACCATGGACATGAAACGCGCGGCTTATGCGGCCAAGACCTTCTTCAACTTCAAGACGGTCATTCCCTGCCATTACAAGACCTTCCCCGCGCTGGAGCAATCGGCGGACGCGCTGAAGGCGGGCCTTCCGGGCGTGAACGTGATCGAGCCCGAGGTGATGACGCCCATCACGCTCTGATCGGCCACAGCGGGCGGCCAATTGCAAAACCGGCTCTTTGCCGCCCGCGCCATCCCGGCTAGTGTGCCGCCAAAACGGCAAGAGCAGTCGAGATGGCACGCAGGAAAGCCCCGCCCAGCCGGGTCAATCTTCTGATCGTTGGACAGGAAGGGCGGCTCGGCTATGAGGCCGCGCTCTTTGCGCTGTCGCTCAATGCCCACACCACGGGCGACCGGTTCCGCCTTTATATCGCGGAGCCGCAGCCCGGCCCCCTCTGGCATCACGACCCGCGCATCCAGTCGCCCGAGCTGCGCGCGCTGCTGGAGGATCAGGGCGCGACCTTCCTGCCTTTCGAGAGCCGCCATTTCGGCCATGCCTATCCTTACGGCAACAAGATCGAGGCGCTGTTCGCCCTGCCCGAAAAGGAGCCGTTCCTCTTCTTCGACACCGACACGCTTATCACCGGCGATCTGTCGGAGGTGCCGATCGATTACGCCAAGCCGACGGCGTCCATGAAGCGCGAAGGCACCTGGCCCGAGATCGAGCTTTACGGGCCGGGCTACAGCGCCATCTGGAAAAGCCTCTACGACCGCTTCGGCCTCGATTTCGACAGCTCGCTCGATCTCAGCCAGCCCGACGAGTATTGGCAGCGCTATCTCTATTTCAATGCGGGTTTCTTCTACTACAAGGCCGCCCGCCCCTTCGCCGAACGGTTCCTAGATTACGCCCTGACGATACGCGACGACCCGCCCGCCGAGCTCATCTGCCAGAGCCTCGATCCCTGGCTCGATCAGGTGGCCCTGCCGCTTGTGATCCACGGGCTTGGCGGCGGGCGCGACGCGCTGGAGCCCGGATGGCTCGATGGGCGGACGACCTGCCATTACCGCATGCTCCCCATGCTCTATGCGCGTGAAGATCAAAGCGTGATCGACACGCTGGAGGCGATCACCGCCCCCAACAAGGTCAAGAAGGTGCTCAAGGAATACGAGCCCATCAAGCGCATGATCTACCAGGGCCGCGGCGCCAAGGTCCGCGCGCTCTTCGATCAGAACGACCTGCCCCGCAAGGAACAGGCCATCCGCAACAAGATCAAACGCAACGGCTTCTGGATGCGCTGACGCGTCAGACCTGCACCAGGTCGTAATGGCGGATCATCCTGTGCTCCACCAACTCGGCCTCGGCCGGGTCGATATGCGGACTGTTGGTGTCATCCCCGACGAAATCCCGAAGCGCGTCCAGATCGCGCCAGATCATCACGAAGCAGAAATTCCGCGGGGTATCCGCGCGGGCCGCCCCGGGCAGGATTTCGACCAGACCGTCGGTTGATTTCATCAGGGGGATGGCCGTGTCGCGGAAGAAGCGTTCAAAGGCCGCTTCCTTGCCGGGCCGGATCTGAACCTGGAATACTCGCATGATCATGGGACGCCCTCCGAATGGGATAGTTCCCGGCTGTGCAGACCGCCTCAATCACTCTTCATACTACCACATAAGGACGGCGATGCCGCGCCAATCCCGCATCGTGGCTCTTTCCTCCCCCTGTACGATCTCCTAGCGTGCGCCTCGGAGAGGGAAATTGGAGACCCATGACATGACCGATCAACCGCAATACGGCTTCGACACGCTGCTGATCCACGCGGGCGCCCGGCCCGACCCGGCCACCGGCGCGCGCCAGACGCCGATCTACCAGACCACGGCTTACGTCTTCCGCGACGCCGATCACGCCGCCGCACTCTTCAACCTTCAGGAGGTGGGCTTCATCTATTCCCGCCTCACGAACCCCACGGTGGCGGTTTTGCAGGAGAAGATGGCGATGCTTGAAGGCGGCGTGGGCGCCGTCTGCTGCTCGTCGGGGCACGCGGCGCAGATCATGGCGCTTTTCCCGCTGATGGGTCCGGGCAAGAACATCGTCGTCTCGACACGGCTTTACGGCGGCTCGGTCACGCAGTTCAGCCAGACCATCAAGCGCTTCGGCTGGTCGGCGAAATTCGTCGATTTCAACGACATGGACGCCGTTGCGGCGGCCATCGACGACGACACGCGCGCGGTCTTCTGCGAGAGCATCGCCAATCCCGGCGGCTACATCACCGATCTCGATGCCGCCGCCAAGGTCGCGGACGCGGCGGGCCTGCCGCTCATCGTCGATAACACCTCCGCCACGCCCTATCTCTGCCGTCCGATCGAGCATGGCGCGACGCTGGTCGTGCATTCCATGACCAAGTTCCTGACCGGCAACGGCACGGTCACGGGCGGCGTCGTGGTCGATTCGGGCAAGTTCGACTGGTCGGCCTCGGACAAGTTCCCGTCTCTGTCAGAGCCCGAGCCCGCCTATCACGGCCTGAAGTTCCACGAGACCTTCGGCAACCTCGCCTTCACCTTCCACGGCATCGCCGTGGGCTTGCGCGATCTCGGGATGACGCTGAACCCGCAGGCCGCGCATTACACGCTGATGGGCATCGAGACACTCAGCCTGCGCATGAAAAAGCATGTGGAAAACGCCGAGGCCGTAGCGGGCTGGCTTGAAAACCACGACGCCGTCGAGGCCGTGACCTATGCGGGCCTGCCCTCCTCGCCCTATTACGACCGGGTGCCGCGGATCTGTCCCAAGGGGGCGGGCGGGCTTTTCACTGTGACACTGAAAGGCGGCTACGAAGCCTGCAAGACCTTCGTCGACAGTCTTGAGCTCTTCAGCCATGTCGCCAATCTCGGCGATACCCGCAGCCTCGTGATCCATTCGGCCTCCACCACGCACCGTCAGCTGACCGAAGAGCAGCAGGTCGCAGCCGGGGCGGCCCCGAATGTCGTGCGGATCTCCATCGGGATCGAGGATGCGGAGGATCTGATCGCGGATCTCGATCAGGCCTTGGCCCGCGCGGGCAGCTAAA
Proteins encoded in this window:
- the gatA gene encoding Asp-tRNA(Asn)/Glu-tRNA(Gln) amidotransferase subunit GatA, coding for MSELTKMTIAGARDAMAKGDVTSAELTEACLSAIDGADALGAFVHKTPDLAREMASAADQRIKAGEADKLTGIPLGIKDLFCTRSVPSQAASRILEGFKPEYESTVSGKLFDAGAVMLGKLNMDEFAMGSSNETSVYGNAVNPWRVDGQDLTPGGSSGGSAAAVAADLCLGATGTDTGGSIRQPAAFTGITGLKPTYGRCSRWGIVAFASSLDQAGPMAKDVRDCAIMLEAMCGHDPKDSTSADLAVPDFEAMLTGDIRGKTIGIPREYRMDGMPDEIEALWAEGRKMLEDAGAKIVDISLPHTKYALPTYYVIAPAEASSNLARYDGVRFGHRAKLAQGDGITEMYEKTRAEGFGPEVQRRVMVGTYVLSAGFYDAYYNRARKVRTLIKRDFEEVFAQGVDAILTPATPSAAFPLGQADDADPVAMYLNDVFTVTVNLAGLPGISVPAGKDAKGLPLGLQLIGRPWEEGDLLNTAYALEAAAGSVGKPEKWW
- a CDS encoding metal-dependent hydrolase, with translation MKITFLGHASFRIEAADAVILLDPWLAGNPAFPDDQRAAALEGATHILLTHAHFDHADEVMDIARDTGAPVVAIADLAGYLGSQGLETMGFNKGGTVDLAGVKVTMVHATHSSTFNTEAGPVATGSECGYMIEADGHTVYVSGDTDVMADMKVFNDLHAPDTGILCAGGHFTMDMKRAAYAAKTFFNFKTVIPCHYKTFPALEQSADALKAGLPGVNVIEPEVMTPITL
- a CDS encoding O-acetylhomoserine aminocarboxypropyltransferase/cysteine synthase family protein — translated: MTDQPQYGFDTLLIHAGARPDPATGARQTPIYQTTAYVFRDADHAAALFNLQEVGFIYSRLTNPTVAVLQEKMAMLEGGVGAVCCSSGHAAQIMALFPLMGPGKNIVVSTRLYGGSVTQFSQTIKRFGWSAKFVDFNDMDAVAAAIDDDTRAVFCESIANPGGYITDLDAAAKVADAAGLPLIVDNTSATPYLCRPIEHGATLVVHSMTKFLTGNGTVTGGVVVDSGKFDWSASDKFPSLSEPEPAYHGLKFHETFGNLAFTFHGIAVGLRDLGMTLNPQAAHYTLMGIETLSLRMKKHVENAEAVAGWLENHDAVEAVTYAGLPSSPYYDRVPRICPKGAGGLFTVTLKGGYEACKTFVDSLELFSHVANLGDTRSLVIHSASTTHRQLTEEQQVAAGAAPNVVRISIGIEDAEDLIADLDQALARAGS
- the gatC gene encoding Asp-tRNA(Asn)/Glu-tRNA(Gln) amidotransferase subunit GatC; the encoded protein is MSIDEKTAAHVAKLARIQVDAARLPELAQEFNTILGFIEQLSEVDVEGVEPMVSVEPMRLKRREDAVTDGNQQAKVLSNAPDAREGFFAVPKVVE
- a CDS encoding antibiotic biosynthesis monooxygenase, translated to MIMRVFQVQIRPGKEAAFERFFRDTAIPLMKSTDGLVEILPGAARADTPRNFCFVMIWRDLDALRDFVGDDTNSPHIDPAEAELVEHRMIRHYDLVQV